A part of Denitratisoma oestradiolicum genomic DNA contains:
- a CDS encoding SoxR reducing system RseC family protein, with product MSTVEAVVSGLENGMAVVDVARTSGCGRCHEQGGCGGVMGGTSACATRQYRVPNTIQARVGDVVMLSVPEGVVLKAALASYGACVLLAIVGAALVTVAGGGDGVAVLGALSGLTLGLLLLRWNRRRWERATDVGLSIHFK from the coding sequence ATGAGTACGGTCGAGGCGGTGGTGTCCGGGTTGGAGAATGGCATGGCGGTGGTGGACGTGGCCCGTACCAGTGGTTGCGGGCGTTGTCATGAGCAAGGTGGATGTGGCGGCGTGATGGGGGGAACTTCGGCTTGCGCGACCCGTCAATACCGCGTGCCCAATACCATCCAGGCCCGTGTCGGTGATGTGGTGATGCTTAGCGTTCCCGAAGGCGTGGTGCTCAAGGCCGCATTGGCGTCTTATGGCGCCTGCGTCCTGTTGGCCATTGTGGGCGCCGCGCTGGTGACGGTAGCGGGGGGAGGCGACGGCGTTGCCGTCCTGGGCGCCCTGTCCGGCCTGACGTTGGGACTGCTGCTGCTGCGCTGGAATCGGCGGCGCTGGGAGCGGGCTACCGACGTTGGCCTGTCGATCCATTTCAAGTGA
- the lepA gene encoding translation elongation factor 4 — protein sequence MDHIRNFSIIAHIDHGKSTLADRIIQRCGGLSDREMEAQVLDSMDLERERGITIKAQTAALSYKARDGQVYNLNLIDTPGHVDFSYEVSRSLSACEGALLVVDASQGVEAQTVANCYTAIELGVEVVPVLNKMDLPQADPDNARQEVEDVIGIDATDAIPCSAKTGMGIDDILEAVIARIPYPRGKNDAPLKALIIDSWFDNYVGVVMLVRVVDGCLKAKDRIRLMSTGSMHLCDQVGVFTPKSQPRPQLNAGEVGFIISGIKELKAAKVGDTVTLADNPAAEPLPGFKEIKSQVFAGLYPVESNQYEGLRDALEKLQLNDAALQYEPEVSQALGFGFRCGFLGLLHMEIVQERLEREFDQDLITTAPTVVYEVLMRDGSLIQVENPAKLPEAQKVEEIREPIITTKIFVPQDYLGSVITLCEQKRGTQVNMAYHGRQVQLTYDMPMAEVVMDFFDKLKSVSRGYASLDYEFKEYRAADVVKLDVLINGDKVDALSLIVHRANAPYRGRELAAKMRELIPRQMYDVAIQAAIGSTIVARENVKAMRKDVLAKCYGGDITRKKKLLEKQKAGKKRMKQVGSVEIPQEAFLAVLRVGK from the coding sequence ATGGACCACATCCGCAATTTCTCGATCATCGCCCATATCGACCATGGCAAATCCACCCTGGCCGACCGCATCATCCAGCGCTGCGGTGGTCTCTCCGACCGGGAGATGGAAGCCCAGGTACTCGATTCCATGGATCTGGAGCGGGAGCGGGGCATCACCATCAAGGCCCAGACCGCGGCCCTGAGCTACAAGGCCCGGGACGGTCAGGTCTACAACCTGAACCTGATCGACACCCCGGGGCACGTGGATTTCTCCTACGAGGTATCCCGCAGTCTCTCCGCCTGCGAGGGGGCGCTGCTGGTGGTGGACGCTTCCCAGGGGGTCGAGGCCCAGACCGTGGCCAACTGCTACACGGCCATCGAACTGGGTGTGGAAGTGGTGCCGGTGCTGAACAAGATGGACCTGCCCCAGGCCGATCCGGACAATGCCCGCCAGGAAGTGGAGGACGTGATCGGCATCGACGCCACCGATGCCATTCCCTGCTCGGCCAAGACCGGCATGGGTATCGACGACATCCTGGAAGCGGTGATCGCCCGCATCCCCTATCCCAGGGGCAAGAACGATGCACCCCTGAAGGCCCTGATCATCGATTCCTGGTTCGACAACTATGTGGGCGTGGTCATGCTGGTCCGGGTGGTGGATGGCTGCCTCAAGGCCAAGGACCGGATACGGCTGATGTCCACCGGTTCCATGCATCTGTGCGATCAGGTGGGGGTGTTCACGCCCAAGTCCCAGCCCCGGCCCCAGCTCAACGCCGGCGAGGTGGGCTTCATCATCTCCGGCATCAAGGAACTCAAGGCCGCCAAGGTGGGGGATACCGTCACCCTGGCCGACAATCCTGCCGCCGAACCCCTGCCGGGCTTCAAGGAAATCAAGTCCCAGGTTTTTGCCGGCCTCTACCCGGTGGAATCCAACCAGTACGAGGGCCTGCGGGATGCCCTGGAAAAGTTGCAGCTCAACGACGCCGCCCTGCAATACGAGCCCGAGGTTTCCCAGGCCCTGGGTTTCGGCTTCCGCTGCGGCTTCCTCGGTCTGTTGCATATGGAGATCGTCCAGGAACGCCTGGAGCGGGAGTTCGACCAGGACCTGATCACCACCGCTCCCACCGTGGTGTACGAGGTGCTGATGCGGGACGGTAGCCTGATCCAGGTGGAGAATCCCGCCAAGCTGCCCGAAGCCCAGAAGGTGGAGGAAATCCGCGAGCCCATCATCACCACCAAGATCTTCGTGCCCCAGGACTATCTGGGTTCGGTGATCACCCTCTGTGAGCAGAAGCGCGGCACCCAGGTGAACATGGCCTACCATGGCCGTCAGGTACAGCTCACCTACGACATGCCCATGGCCGAGGTGGTGATGGACTTCTTCGACAAGCTGAAGTCCGTGTCCCGGGGCTATGCCTCCCTGGACTACGAGTTCAAGGAATACCGGGCGGCCGATGTGGTCAAGCTGGATGTGCTGATCAATGGCGACAAGGTGGATGCCCTGTCCCTGATCGTGCATCGGGCCAATGCGCCCTATCGCGGCCGGGAGCTGGCCGCCAAGATGCGGGAACTGATTCCCCGCCAGATGTACGACGTGGCCATTCAGGCCGCCATCGGCTCCACCATCGTGGCCCGGGAGAACGTCAAGGCCATGCGCAAGGACGTGCTGGCCAAGTGTTATGGCGGCGACATCACGCGGAAAAAGAAGCTGCTGGAAAAACAGAAGGCCGGCAAGAAGCGCATGAAGCAGGTAGGCAGCGTGGAAATCCCCCAGGAAGCCTTCCTCGCCGTGCTGCGGGTCGGCAAGTAA
- a CDS encoding DegQ family serine endoprotease encodes MIKRLLVSFWLTCLALGALAQGRELPDFTDLVEKQGAAVVNISTTQVIKGNRSPLPFDENDPMFEFFKRFGMPRGIPGMPGMPREFENKGLGSGFIVSPEGYILTNAHVVAEADEVVVRLTDKREFKAKVLGTDRRTDVALLKIEASGLPVVRLGDPGKLKVGEWVVAIGSPFGLDNTVTAGIVSAKGRSLPQENYVPFIQTDAAVNPGNSGGPLFNMRGEVVGINSQIYSRSGGYMGLSFAIPIDIAMEIKDQLKSQGKVSRGRIGVVIQEVTRELAESFGLPRPQGALVAKVESGGPADKAGIEEGDVILKFDGKTVGQSGDLPRIVGMTRPGSKSTVQVWRKGSARDMTLTVAEMLDEGKAGPGQRKPGKAAEPAVNRLGLSLSEPAAEQKKQLGIRNGVVVDDVRNSRVDLRPGDVILALIDKGVQTEIKSVEHFNGLLTKLDKAATFTLLVKRGENQTFLSIRGFGESR; translated from the coding sequence ATGATCAAGAGATTGTTGGTTTCGTTCTGGCTGACCTGCCTGGCTCTCGGCGCTTTGGCCCAGGGGCGGGAGTTGCCGGATTTCACCGACCTGGTGGAAAAGCAGGGGGCGGCGGTGGTGAACATCAGCACCACCCAGGTGATCAAGGGCAACCGTTCCCCGTTGCCCTTCGACGAGAACGATCCGATGTTCGAATTCTTCAAGCGTTTCGGCATGCCCCGGGGGATTCCGGGCATGCCGGGGATGCCAAGGGAATTCGAGAACAAGGGCCTGGGATCAGGCTTCATCGTCAGTCCCGAAGGCTACATCCTGACCAACGCCCATGTGGTGGCCGAGGCCGACGAGGTGGTGGTGAGGCTGACCGACAAGCGCGAGTTCAAGGCCAAGGTGCTGGGCACCGACCGGCGCACCGACGTGGCCCTGCTCAAGATCGAGGCTAGCGGCCTGCCGGTGGTCAGACTGGGTGACCCCGGCAAGCTGAAGGTGGGTGAATGGGTGGTGGCCATCGGCTCCCCCTTCGGCCTGGACAACACCGTGACGGCCGGCATCGTCAGCGCCAAGGGCCGCTCCCTGCCCCAGGAGAACTATGTGCCCTTCATTCAGACCGATGCGGCGGTGAACCCCGGCAATTCCGGCGGTCCCCTGTTCAACATGCGGGGCGAGGTGGTGGGCATCAATTCCCAGATCTATTCCCGCTCCGGCGGCTATATGGGACTTTCCTTCGCCATTCCCATCGACATTGCCATGGAGATCAAGGATCAACTGAAGTCCCAGGGCAAGGTGAGCCGGGGCCGCATTGGCGTGGTGATCCAGGAAGTCACTCGGGAACTGGCAGAGTCCTTCGGTCTGCCCCGTCCCCAGGGGGCGCTGGTGGCCAAGGTGGAGAGCGGCGGCCCGGCCGACAAGGCCGGCATTGAAGAAGGCGACGTGATCCTCAAGTTCGACGGCAAGACGGTGGGCCAGTCCGGCGATCTGCCCCGCATCGTGGGCATGACCCGGCCGGGCAGCAAGTCCACGGTCCAGGTCTGGCGCAAGGGAAGCGCCCGCGACATGACCCTCACCGTGGCGGAAATGCTTGATGAAGGCAAGGCCGGGCCGGGCCAGCGGAAACCCGGCAAGGCGGCCGAACCGGCGGTGAACCGCCTCGGGCTGTCACTGTCCGAACCCGCCGCCGAGCAGAAAAAACAGTTGGGGATCAGGAACGGCGTGGTGGTGGACGATGTGCGCAACAGCCGCGTCGACCTGCGTCCGGGGGACGTGATCCTGGCCCTGATCGACAAGGGGGTGCAGACCGAGATCAAGTCTGTCGAGCACTTCAATGGCTTGCTGACCAAGCTGGACAAGGCGGCCACCTTCACCTTGCTGGTGAAGCGGGGCGAGAACCAGACCTTTCTTTCTATCCGGGGCTTCGGTGAGTCAAGATAA
- a CDS encoding DUF4845 domain-containing protein, protein MIRVKKLQRGISLGGLLMACILLGVVAMLGMKVTPDVLEYFAIQKIIKSMAQEPGLKEGGVSEIRKAFDKRAPIDRVESIKGVDLDISKEEEQIVIAFAYPKKVPLFGNVSLLIDFEGSSTTQ, encoded by the coding sequence ATGATTCGGGTAAAAAAATTGCAACGGGGTATCAGTCTGGGGGGGCTGCTGATGGCCTGCATCCTGCTCGGGGTCGTGGCCATGCTGGGCATGAAGGTGACTCCCGATGTTCTGGAGTATTTCGCGATCCAGAAAATCATCAAGTCCATGGCCCAGGAGCCGGGCTTGAAAGAGGGCGGCGTGTCTGAAATTCGCAAGGCTTTCGACAAGCGTGCCCCCATTGATCGTGTCGAGAGCATCAAGGGCGTGGATCTGGACATTTCCAAGGAAGAGGAGCAGATCGTGATTGCCTTTGCCTATCCCAAGAAGGTTCCGCTGTTCGGCAATGTCAGCCTGCTGATCGATTTCGAGGGCAGTTCGACCACCCAATGA
- the rpoE gene encoding RNA polymerase sigma factor RpoE has protein sequence MGDREADQALVERVQAGDKQAFGLLVTKYQRKLLRLVSRLVRDPGEAEDVTQEAFIKAYRALPSFRGDSAFYTWLYRIGVNTAKNWLASQGQRAKLTAQVDSEEAETFEGGGLLRDVNTPERVLMSKQIAETVNRAMDRLPDDLRSAIALREIDGMSYEEIAEIMDCPIGTVRSRIFRAREAIAKELRPLLDTAPDRRW, from the coding sequence ATGGGAGACCGCGAGGCGGATCAGGCGCTGGTGGAGCGCGTTCAGGCAGGTGACAAACAGGCTTTCGGCCTGCTCGTCACCAAGTATCAGCGCAAGTTGCTGAGGCTGGTGTCACGCCTGGTACGGGATCCGGGAGAAGCGGAAGACGTGACTCAGGAGGCATTCATCAAGGCCTATCGGGCCTTGCCCAGTTTTCGAGGTGACAGTGCTTTCTACACCTGGCTGTATCGAATCGGCGTGAATACGGCGAAGAACTGGCTGGCATCCCAGGGCCAGCGCGCCAAGTTGACGGCACAGGTGGATAGCGAGGAGGCGGAAACCTTTGAGGGCGGTGGTCTGCTGCGGGATGTGAATACCCCCGAACGGGTGCTGATGTCCAAGCAGATCGCGGAGACGGTAAATCGGGCCATGGATCGGCTGCCGGATGACTTGCGGTCGGCCATTGCCCTGCGAGAGATCGATGGCATGAGTTACGAGGAAATCGCCGAGATCATGGACTGTCCGATCGGAACGGTACGTAGCCGGATATTCCGTGCGCGGGAAGCAATTGCGAAGGAATTGCGCCCCCTGCTGGATACGGCACCGGATAGGAGGTGGTAA
- the era gene encoding GTPase Era — translation MNFRTGYLAIVGRPNVGKSTLNNRLVGAKVSITSKKAQTTRHRIHGILTTEDCQFIFVDTPGFQMQHRNALNRMMNRSVTQTLSDVDVVLFVIEAGRWGSGEDEIVTVLPDNRPVLLVINKVDRMQDKGQLLPFMQKMAETYPFAAIVPISAEKGQGVDELLKVAAGHLPEAPPVFDADDITDRSERFLAAEMLREKLFRNLGEELPYGIAVEIEKFEQEGNLRRIHAAVIVDKQAHKGIVIGKDGERLKRISTDARKDMEQLFGGRVWLETWVKVKSGWADDERVLKSLGYE, via the coding sequence ATGAATTTCCGTACCGGTTATCTGGCCATCGTCGGTCGCCCCAACGTGGGCAAATCCACCCTCAACAATCGTCTGGTGGGGGCCAAGGTCAGCATTACCTCGAAAAAGGCCCAGACCACCCGGCACCGCATCCACGGCATACTGACCACGGAGGACTGTCAATTCATCTTCGTGGACACCCCGGGTTTCCAGATGCAGCACCGCAATGCCCTCAACCGCATGATGAACCGCAGCGTCACCCAGACCCTGTCCGACGTGGATGTGGTGCTCTTCGTCATCGAAGCGGGACGCTGGGGCAGCGGTGAGGATGAAATCGTCACGGTGTTGCCGGACAATCGACCGGTGCTGCTGGTGATCAACAAGGTCGACCGCATGCAGGACAAGGGCCAGTTGCTGCCCTTCATGCAGAAAATGGCCGAGACCTATCCCTTCGCCGCCATCGTTCCCATCAGCGCGGAAAAAGGGCAGGGCGTGGATGAATTGCTCAAGGTGGCTGCCGGTCATCTGCCCGAGGCGCCTCCTGTTTTCGATGCCGACGACATTACTGACCGTTCCGAACGCTTCCTGGCGGCGGAAATGCTGCGGGAAAAACTCTTCCGCAACCTGGGGGAGGAACTGCCCTACGGCATCGCCGTGGAAATAGAGAAGTTCGAACAGGAAGGGAACCTGCGCCGCATCCACGCGGCCGTCATCGTGGACAAGCAGGCCCACAAGGGCATTGTGATCGGCAAGGACGGGGAGCGCCTGAAGCGCATTTCCACCGATGCCCGCAAGGACATGGAACAGCTATTCGGCGGTCGAGTCTGGCTGGAGACCTGGGTCAAGGTCAAGAGCGGCTGGGCCGACGATGAACGCGTCCTGAAATCCCTCGGTTACGAGTAA
- a CDS encoding glutaredoxin family protein, translated as MSQDKPLLTLYGRTYCHLCDDMLAALEALRGQHGFEVRVVDVDADPVLEARYDEWVPVLEAEGRELCHYFLDEAKVREYLAAFR; from the coding sequence GTGAGTCAAGATAAGCCCCTATTGACGCTTTATGGCAGGACTTACTGTCATCTCTGTGACGACATGTTGGCCGCGCTGGAAGCCCTGCGTGGTCAGCATGGATTCGAGGTTCGGGTGGTGGACGTGGATGCAGACCCCGTGCTGGAGGCCCGCTACGACGAATGGGTTCCGGTGCTGGAAGCGGAAGGGCGCGAGCTCTGCCACTACTTCCTGGACGAGGCCAAAGTTCGTGAGTATTTGGCGGCTTTCCGTTAA
- a CDS encoding sigma-E factor negative regulatory protein gives METRLSALLDGELDQDESALVLDMLRQPGDAHEAVGIYHLIGDALRGEPRLDADLTASVMTMLAQEPTVLAPRIRRHRLRPAALALAASAAGVAVVAWLALAPQAQTDQLTRPQAMVPVQVASSRGLVTQEASPDMQEYLIAHQLHSSTLGLGSSVREIRPVSFSVAGAGK, from the coding sequence ATGGAGACACGACTTTCAGCCCTGCTGGACGGTGAGTTGGATCAGGACGAGTCGGCGCTGGTGCTGGACATGCTGCGCCAACCGGGTGATGCCCATGAGGCGGTCGGCATCTATCATCTGATCGGCGATGCCCTGCGCGGTGAGCCCCGTCTGGATGCGGACTTGACGGCCTCGGTGATGACCATGCTGGCGCAGGAGCCGACGGTGCTGGCGCCGCGTATTCGTCGCCACCGGCTACGTCCGGCCGCACTGGCCCTGGCGGCGTCGGCGGCGGGTGTGGCGGTGGTGGCGTGGCTGGCTCTGGCCCCTCAGGCCCAGACGGATCAATTGACCCGGCCGCAGGCAATGGTCCCGGTCCAGGTGGCGAGTTCCCGGGGATTGGTGACCCAAGAGGCATCTCCGGACATGCAGGAATATCTGATCGCCCATCAGCTTCACAGTTCCACCCTGGGATTGGGCAGCAGCGTTCGCGAGATACGTCCGGTCTCCTTCAGCGTGGCGGGCGCCGGCAAATGA
- the rnc gene encoding ribonuclease III, which yields MKPAALQPALGYRFTRSELLVQALTHRSYGSPHNERLEFLGDSLLNCVIAALLFDAFPQLREGDLSRLRASLVRQETLAEVALCLQLGDFLRLGEGELKSGGFRRPSILADALEAIFGAIYLDSNFDGVAGVIAGLFRPLLDRVDPSDAGKDAKTALQEFLQARHLPLPRYLLRTTRGEAHAQEFEVECGIPELGIISQGSGPSRRGAEQAAARSALEMAKSK from the coding sequence ATGAAACCGGCGGCACTGCAACCAGCACTGGGTTACCGTTTTACCCGTTCGGAACTGCTGGTTCAGGCTCTGACGCATCGTAGTTACGGTTCTCCCCACAACGAGCGTCTGGAATTCCTGGGCGACAGTCTGCTCAATTGTGTGATCGCCGCCTTGTTGTTCGATGCCTTCCCCCAGTTGCGGGAGGGCGATCTCTCCCGTCTGCGGGCCAGTCTGGTGCGTCAGGAAACCCTGGCCGAGGTGGCTCTGTGCCTGCAATTGGGCGACTTCCTGCGCCTGGGGGAGGGGGAGTTGAAAAGCGGCGGATTCCGCCGTCCCTCCATACTGGCCGATGCCCTGGAAGCGATTTTCGGCGCCATCTACCTGGACAGCAACTTCGATGGCGTGGCTGGCGTCATCGCCGGGCTGTTCCGGCCTTTGCTGGATCGGGTCGATCCCAGCGATGCCGGCAAGGATGCCAAGACCGCGCTTCAGGAGTTTCTTCAGGCTCGCCACCTGCCCCTACCCCGCTACTTGCTGCGGACCACCCGGGGCGAGGCCCATGCCCAGGAGTTCGAGGTGGAGTGCGGTATTCCCGAACTGGGCATCATCAGCCAGGGAAGCGGACCCAGCCGCCGCGGCGCAGAACAGGCGGCGGCTCGCAGTGCTCTTGAAATGGCAAAATCAAAATGA
- the lepB gene encoding signal peptidase I, whose translation MNFALILFLLSVATGILWAADKYVFRKRRAPDARDPLWVEYGASFFPIIIAVFLLRSFLVEPYKIPSGSMIPTLLVGDFILVNKYTYGIRLPVINKKVVELNSPRRGDVMVFRWPVDPSLDYIKRVVGVPGDKIAYLNKQLTINGVKVATRKVDDFLDKDRLYYTPRFVEQLDTVEHSVLLADEAPPFISQTTQFPYRDRCNYNSEGVVCEVPPGHYFMMGDNRDNSQDSRYWGFVPDENIVGKAFFVWFNFSDLKRIGSFH comes from the coding sequence ATGAACTTCGCCCTGATCCTGTTTCTGCTTTCCGTCGCCACCGGCATTCTTTGGGCGGCCGACAAATATGTGTTCCGCAAGCGCCGGGCGCCCGATGCCAGGGACCCCCTGTGGGTGGAATACGGCGCCAGTTTTTTCCCCATCATCATCGCGGTGTTCCTGTTGCGCTCCTTTCTTGTGGAGCCCTACAAGATTCCTTCCGGTTCGATGATTCCGACCTTGCTGGTGGGGGATTTCATTCTGGTCAATAAATACACCTATGGCATCCGCTTGCCGGTGATCAACAAGAAGGTGGTGGAACTGAATTCTCCCCGGCGGGGAGACGTGATGGTGTTCCGCTGGCCGGTGGACCCCTCCCTGGACTACATCAAGCGTGTGGTGGGCGTGCCCGGCGACAAGATCGCCTATCTCAACAAGCAGCTCACCATCAATGGCGTGAAGGTGGCGACACGCAAGGTGGATGATTTTCTGGACAAGGATCGGCTTTACTACACGCCCCGTTTCGTGGAGCAACTGGACACGGTGGAGCATTCCGTCCTGCTGGCCGATGAGGCGCCGCCCTTCATTTCCCAGACCACCCAGTTTCCGTACCGAGATCGGTGCAACTACAATAGCGAGGGCGTGGTTTGCGAGGTGCCACCGGGTCATTACTTCATGATGGGCGACAACCGGGACAACTCCCAGGACAGCCGCTATTGGGGCTTTGTTCCCGATGAGAATATCGTTGGCAAGGCCTTCTTTGTCTGGTTCAACTTCAGTGACCTGAAGCGTATCGGGTCGTTCCACTAA
- a CDS encoding MucB/RseB C-terminal domain-containing protein, translating into MMPWRCLLLCLASWSLAPGALAENTPDTLQWLQKVANSARRLNYSGVFVYQEGSRSETSRIAHLLENGRELERTETLDDSPREVVREGDEIKCYIPDQRLLVMERSKGRRSFPAVLPERLTTLTDYYNIRRGPPGRVAGFDAQTILVDPKDELRYRRQFWVEAQSGLMLKASLLDEGGNPRESFTFTEVRIGGPVDRESLKVHARLKGGDWRVHDTRSRDMTPDDDEWVFRAPLPGFHRMSGMKRKSRRDGNEMTHLVFSDGLAAISVFIKPLDLASPRPESGVFAMGAVNVYKRLLGNHLLTALGDVPPVALVRLVDGIEARRK; encoded by the coding sequence ATGATGCCTTGGCGCTGCTTGCTGCTCTGTCTTGCGAGTTGGAGCCTTGCTCCTGGTGCCCTGGCGGAAAATACGCCCGATACCTTGCAGTGGCTGCAAAAGGTTGCCAACTCGGCCCGCCGGTTGAACTACAGCGGTGTCTTCGTCTATCAGGAAGGCAGTCGTTCGGAAACTTCCCGCATCGCCCATCTGCTGGAAAACGGCCGTGAACTGGAACGAACGGAAACTCTGGACGACAGTCCCCGCGAAGTGGTGCGGGAGGGGGACGAAATCAAATGCTATATCCCGGATCAGCGTCTGCTGGTGATGGAACGCAGCAAGGGTCGGCGCAGCTTTCCTGCGGTACTGCCGGAACGGCTCACCACCCTCACCGATTACTACAACATCCGCCGGGGCCCGCCGGGACGGGTGGCAGGCTTCGATGCCCAGACCATCCTGGTGGACCCCAAGGATGAATTGCGCTACCGCCGGCAGTTCTGGGTGGAAGCCCAGAGCGGCTTGATGCTCAAGGCCAGCCTGCTGGATGAGGGCGGCAATCCCAGGGAGAGCTTTACCTTTACCGAGGTGCGCATCGGCGGGCCGGTTGATCGGGAGTCCCTGAAGGTCCATGCCAGATTGAAGGGTGGCGACTGGCGGGTTCATGACACCCGTTCCCGGGACATGACCCCGGATGATGATGAATGGGTTTTTCGTGCCCCATTGCCGGGTTTCCACCGGATGTCGGGAATGAAGCGCAAATCCCGGAGGGATGGCAATGAAATGACCCACCTGGTGTTTTCCGATGGCCTGGCGGCAATATCGGTTTTCATCAAGCCCCTGGATCTGGCCAGTCCCAGGCCGGAGTCGGGTGTCTTTGCCATGGGTGCGGTCAATGTCTATAAGCGGCTCCTGGGGAATCATCTATTGACTGCTCTGGGGGATGTGCCTCCGGTAGCCCTGGTAAGACTGGTGGATGGAATCGAGGCACGCAGGAAATGA
- the nadB gene encoding L-aspartate oxidase → MNSSPIAHFDVLILGSGLAGQSLALRLAQTHRVALITKRHLDDSASSWAQGGIAAVLDEADSIASHIDDTLVAGAGLCDPEATRFVVENSRQAIQWLIDQGVPFTRDDSEFGFHLTREGGHSQRRIIHAADATGAAVQRTLTEKVRTHPNITILENTIAVDLIIGGKLGLKDNRCWGAYLLDIENDQVITVGASFTVLAAGGAGKVYLYTTNPDTSTGDGIAMAWRAGCRVENMEFIQFHPTCLYHPKAKSFLISEAVRGEGALLRLPDGTRFMPDHDPRAELATRDVVARAIDFEMKRHGVDCVFLDITHKPADFLKSHFPNIHAYCQGLGIDIAKEWIPVVPAAHFTCGGVVTDLTARTDIDGLYAIGETACTGLHGANRLASNSLLECVVLAEAAAKDIGQQALLSIPDLPLWDESRVTDADEEVVISHNWDELRRFMWDYVGIVRTNKRLERAMHRICLLEDEISEYYANFRVSNDLIELRNLVLTAHLIIRSAQQRKESRGLHYSRDYPAPLANARNTVLQPPGL, encoded by the coding sequence ATGAATTCCTCTCCCATTGCCCACTTCGACGTCCTGATCCTCGGCAGCGGACTGGCCGGCCAGTCCCTGGCCTTGCGGCTGGCCCAGACCCATCGTGTCGCCCTGATCACCAAACGCCACCTCGACGACTCAGCGTCCTCCTGGGCCCAGGGCGGCATCGCCGCCGTGCTGGACGAGGCGGACTCCATCGCCAGCCATATCGATGACACCCTGGTCGCCGGCGCCGGTCTGTGCGACCCGGAAGCCACCCGCTTCGTGGTGGAGAACAGCCGCCAGGCGATCCAGTGGCTGATCGACCAGGGTGTGCCATTCACCCGAGACGATTCCGAATTCGGTTTTCACCTGACCCGCGAAGGCGGCCACAGCCAGCGTCGCATCATTCACGCGGCCGACGCTACCGGCGCTGCCGTCCAGCGCACCCTGACCGAGAAGGTCCGGACCCATCCCAATATCACAATTTTGGAAAACACCATCGCGGTGGACCTGATCATCGGCGGCAAGCTAGGTTTGAAGGACAACCGCTGCTGGGGCGCCTATTTGCTCGATATCGAAAATGACCAAGTCATTACCGTCGGGGCTTCCTTCACGGTGTTGGCCGCAGGCGGCGCCGGTAAGGTCTACCTCTACACCACCAACCCGGACACCTCAACGGGAGACGGTATCGCCATGGCCTGGCGGGCCGGTTGCCGGGTGGAAAACATGGAGTTCATTCAGTTCCACCCTACCTGCCTGTACCACCCCAAGGCCAAGTCCTTCCTGATCTCGGAAGCGGTGCGAGGCGAAGGTGCCCTGCTGCGCCTGCCCGACGGCACCCGCTTCATGCCGGACCACGACCCCCGGGCCGAGTTGGCGACCCGGGATGTGGTGGCCCGTGCCATCGACTTCGAAATGAAGCGCCATGGCGTGGATTGCGTGTTTCTGGACATTACCCACAAGCCGGCGGATTTTCTCAAAAGCCACTTTCCCAACATCCATGCCTATTGCCAGGGACTTGGCATCGACATCGCCAAGGAATGGATCCCAGTGGTGCCCGCCGCCCACTTCACCTGCGGCGGTGTGGTCACCGACCTGACGGCCCGTACCGACATCGACGGCCTCTATGCCATCGGCGAAACTGCCTGCACTGGTCTCCACGGCGCCAACCGCCTGGCCAGCAACTCTCTGCTCGAATGCGTGGTCCTGGCCGAAGCGGCCGCCAAAGACATTGGCCAGCAGGCGCTATTGAGCATCCCCGACCTGCCCCTCTGGGATGAAAGCCGGGTCACCGATGCCGACGAGGAAGTGGTTATCTCCCACAACTGGGACGAGTTGCGCCGCTTCATGTGGGACTACGTGGGCATCGTCCGCACCAACAAGCGCCTGGAGCGGGCCATGCATCGCATCTGCCTGCTGGAGGACGAAATCAGCGAGTACTACGCCAACTTCCGCGTCAGCAACGACCTGATCGAGCTACGCAACCTGGTACTCACCGCCCACCTGATCATCCGCAGTGCCCAGCAGCGCAAGGAAAGCCGGGGCCTGCACTACAGCCGGGACTATCCCGCCCCCCTCGCCAACGCACGGAACACGGTCCTGCAACCGCCGGGACTTTAG